The Glycine soja cultivar W05 chromosome 8, ASM419377v2, whole genome shotgun sequence genome has a window encoding:
- the LOC114422538 gene encoding ylmG homolog protein 1-1, chloroplastic-like — protein MTMALLAGQSSISALPFVNPTSLSFKPLAFTKSLALPSAQRPTSLRLKCKMESDGDILRGSTRTVTTLMGLAVLLMKKAAFPVLNININSSSNSVSTMGALFLASLRDRPSASGALNTPLTVVAAGLGKWLDIYSGVLMVRVLLSWFPNIPWERQPLSAIRDLCDPYLNLFRNIIPPVFDTLDVSPLLAFAVLGTLGSILQTAM, from the coding sequence ATGACGATGGCGTTGTTAGCGGGTCAGAGCTCCATTTCCGCGCTTCCCTTTGTTAACCCAACTTCCTTGAGCTTCAAACCTCTCGCCTTTACCAAATCCCTAGCTCTCCCTTCAGCACAGAGGCCAACTTCGCTGAGGCTGAAATGCAAGATGGAGAGCGACGGCGACATTCTGCGGGGGAGCACTCGCACGGTGACGACGCTGATGGGACTCGCCGTGTTGCTGATGAAGAAGGCGGCCTTTCCAGTGTtgaacatcaacatcaacagcagcagcaacagcGTGTCCACGATGGGTGCTTTGTTCTTGGCATCTCTACGGGACCGTCCGAGTGCGAGTGGGGCCCTAAACACGCCGCTGACGGTTGTGGCGGCGGGGCTTGGGAAGTGGCTTGACATATACAGCGGGGTTTTGATGGTTAGGGTTTTGCTGAGTTGGTTCCCCAACATCCCCTGGGAACGCCAGCCTCTCTCCGCCATCCGAGACCTCTGCGATCCTTATCTCAACCTCTTCCGCAACATCATCCCCCCTGTTTTTGACACCCTCGACGTCAGCCCTCTTCTCGCCTTCGCCGTCTTGGGCACTCTTGGCTCTATTCTTCAGACTGCTATGTGA